One stretch of Candidatus Thermoplasmatota archaeon DNA includes these proteins:
- a CDS encoding ArsR family transcriptional regulator, whose amino-acid sequence MRKKLLLDRNDKKIVKLLTTIGIAKNLAKVLVFFFKVNETVSAQVERALSLRQPEVSVALKMLEQKGFVAKTNIKKGCKGRPMYAYRLVQSPQKITKKLEKCKLRELKKVTKNLELLRKLVATHFSAK is encoded by the coding sequence AAGAAGCTACTACTTGATAGAAACGATAAGAAGATCGTAAAATTGCTAACAACTATAGGTATTGCTAAAAATCTAGCCAAGGTTTTAGTATTCTTTTTTAAAGTGAATGAGACCGTCTCCGCACAAGTAGAAAGAGCCCTTTCATTACGCCAGCCTGAAGTTTCAGTAGCCCTAAAAATGCTTGAGCAAAAAGGCTTTGTTGCGAAAACGAACATAAAGAAAGGCTGTAAAGGTCGCCCTATGTACGCTTACAGGCTAGTACAGTCGCCCCAAAAAATAACAAAAAAACTAGAGAAGTGCAAGTTAAGAGAACTGAAAAAAGTTACTAAAAATTTAGAGCTGTTAAGAAAGCTTGTTGCAACTCATTTCTCAGCTAAGTAA